The DNA region ACAAACAACACGGGTCGGATAAGACTGTCCTTTAGTTGTCATCGGAGCAACAATAACCGTGGCAATATATCTATTCATCTCATCTGGTGAGATTACTACACAGGGTCTTGTCTTTTGAATCTCGCTACCAATCGTTGGGTCGAGGTTAATCAAAAACACATCAAATCGATTGACTACCAC from Nostoc commune NIES-4072 includes:
- a CDS encoding type II toxin-antitoxin system PemK/MazF family toxin, whose translation is MVVNRFDVFLINLDPTIGSEIQKTRPCVVISPDEMNRYIATVIVAPMTTKGQSYPTRVVCQFQGRDGQIVLDQIRTVDKTRLVKKLGQIDSNEQKAVLDTLAEMFSE